In Aedes albopictus strain Foshan chromosome 3, AalbF5, whole genome shotgun sequence, the following are encoded in one genomic region:
- the LOC109411224 gene encoding eukaryotic translation initiation factor 4 gamma 3 isoform X4, producing MQSGGGPMQPGPSVMRGLTSGTPTSSQQQSDMQKMQSQPSLMSQQYQPQSMFRGAGANQNTRPPRAAMVQGYGTPPFLPLYQFPGFPPRMGQWNYGSIPTMPFAQQYFAQPQHIIPSQHQQSRRNPGGENNLVNVNSNYSGTPSNGSTNQLNPLTTIPQMSQVQMSQAQPNQQSSPMGVSHDLLVMQQMHPQPTPQHSGPQPGLPPGAPGQAPMDQHQPNPAQVNVGAPQPHHTLMPQLQLAPHLPAPPQAAPAAKVNKKRQRGARAIAIINPDTLEDVLDKYYDNDSTAAAATSSATSSVTTSGPPPSLSSGPAGVGSSAPPPPSANYSTIPPNVPQVPLNPPVVESDYDNYPPHPHQGTPELPPGGMLLHHQGPPHMHHPPTNHPPQPPAHVHAVPNPMYEIGRTPTGAQQPHELVYPGQLKTGNPPPHLPPPSLHHGVVPIVPTAAEMTTASGTPVVSANANAPSVEIKPYQQQKKKKPVSEPPQQMLLQQPPPPVQHPIHHQHPLPANISQPPPTADTMPIPYAAAAAGPERYRTFSEKSIAESTLSTDAEPFVYTGPTSIGSNNHQLHQHQPQPRVEEMPPQLVGPPPMVVPPMVMPEQQQPQEIPVSLNKTPEVVVVEESKRTAATVAVDTLVASVEKLSVEEDHPVEAAVAGGHHNNNNRKNKQHKKRPEDGSSAASETSNKETGSSKAPATATVVVVDQQKPESVDETDRSAVVVSLKEPHQQQSSSSSLISNLVDHNNNNNTVASKSPMENKQQPTPPKVVDVENNVESQQPEFNANKNVVVVVESAAVAPPTVVPSKESTPAPVSAAPPSAAKEPSPPAPPTTATLKAPAAPTPAVAPIKKSRSLTLIEYDPDQWSPDNPTGKKKYSRDQLMQLQNAPPAKEKPLNLPNCLERSSHGGGGHSMGGGNHYNKGNFAEISIMPTFMRGMVGGGGNMNQMRQPYPPKRPSQQGNQGQSGSQSNKQSQQGMSKTGSKIIRLQLDEEVKLNECENAWRPSHLQQNDNLDEVQKKTQELFKKFRSVLNKLTPENFEKLVQQVKSFVIDTDERLDGCIKLVFEKAISEPNFSEAYAKMCKEIGTIAVVASSEKRVLSFKSRLLAQCQAEFELRRNDQTCAIRDSRIKLEANKNLAKQQFEELKAQLEEDEQKVRRRAVGTVRFIGELYKHGQLTSSIMHSCIKLLIDNDSRAYDEETLECLCKLLTTIGCKMEKENEQDLRPYFDKMGEIVRNKDKFRISSRIRFMIQDVIDLRRNVWQPRRQDLNPKTMNQIQKEAETEQLQINMSYVPRDMGGRGGRGNMQGGGSKMSGSMGSGGGYGQGSLGRGGNQSSMKGGRMQTDDDGFQQISNNRNNRQQQMQIDPKKINIPSNLDITARLGSAASYQGWNKNNNNMFAALNNEENQSGGGGSSMMDRDGDRDRRDRDRGGDRDRNQRDRDRDRDRSGSHNKNSGSYHKGSMERERYNRYGSSSSQNDDRMNRSSREPSSGSMRGPMGGQHSNNQMHDRDRDRDRGKMPPQQQQPSSMQGRSSQQRHIPQPTAPLPSKMGPPTAGSAITKSGSGHLYQQQQLPQFAIPKDVPTRRSFPTPDEETEAEIQKFSKFWNLERDQTEIEGIVQVLKDFNINPEYYHAAITQLLMDNIERDSKIRDLVALVLSQMFEKKVITKADYLHALEEMFNMADDLIIDIPQLFKYLASFYVTLLKQRHISLSDVRNAAQSVLQKSGATVLKELLLQYEALYGKDATVMLWCESSLNPTDFIKLGSPEAAEKYLTEAKLGYLLDSNSKSLDMATVDSQIKDFLKANVKFMDIYNWISSYVGPERKTSNEFIRTLTKAVLEHCIDNKTKLNVTEFTKWFPILQKYIDGKPERELQAMYAIQRLVVELEHPQSLLHSMLEQLYQNDVIMEGITLWVDSEDPLEASGKGVCLKGITQFMTVFMENSSDEEN from the exons ATGCAGAGTGGAGGAGGACCGATGCAGCCGGGTCCGTCCGTAATGCGAGGACTAACGTCGGGAACTCCGACCTCTTCACAGCAGCAGTCCGATATGCAAAAGATGCAGTCGCAACCTTCCTTGATGAGTCAACAGTACCAGCCGCAGAGTATGTTCCGAGGCGCTGGTGCTAACCAGAATACGCGCCCGCCGCGTGCCGCCATGGTACAAGGGTATGGTACACCACCGTTTCTACCTCTTTACCAATTTCCGGGATTCCCACCGCGGATGGGTCAATGGAATTATGGCTCGATACCAACAATGCCCTTCGCGCAGCAGTACTTTGCACAGCCGCAGCATATAATTCCCAGTCAGCATCAACAGAGCCGACGCAATCCGGGCGGCGAAAACAATCTTGTGAATGTAAATAGCAACTATTCCGGAACTCCTTCGAACGGAAGCACTAATCAGCTTAATCCGCTAACGACTATTCCGCAGATGTCGCAGGTTCAGATGTCCCAAGCGCAACCGAATCAACAGTCGTCCCCGATGGGCGTATCGCATGACCTTCTCGTGATGCAGCAAATGCATCCTCAGCCGACACCCCAGCATTCCGGTCCACAACCGGGATTACCACCGGGTGCCCCTGGGCAAGCGCCGATGGATCAGCATCAGCCAAATCCCGCTCAAGTCAATGTCGGAGCACCGCAGCCTCATCACACGTTGATGCCCCAATTGCAGCTTGCTCCTCATCTGCCAGCCCCACCACAGGCAGCTCCGGCAGCAAAGGTTAACAAAAAGAGACAACGTGGTGCCCGAGCAATTGCAATCATCAATCCGGATACCCTCGAAGATGTTCTAGACAAGTATTATGACAATGATTCAACAGCAGCGGCGGCAACGTCCTCAGCGACGTCCTCAGTAACGACAAGCGGGCCACCTCCGTCACTATCGTCCGGACCAGCTGGGGTCGGAAGTTCAGCGCCTCCGCCACCATCAGCCAACTACAGCACGATTCCTCCAAATGTACCCCAAGTTCCACTAAATCCTCCAGTCGTAGAATCCGATTATGATAATTATCCGCCTCATCCTCACCAGGGAACTCCGGAACTACCACCGGGTGGCATGTTGCTGCACCATCAAGGGCCACCCCACATGCATCATCCCCCCACAAATCATCCTCCGCAGCCGCCAGCCCATGTTCATGCCGTTCCCAATCCAATGTACGAAATTGGACGAACGCCGACCGGTGCCCAGCAGCCCCATGAACTGGTCTACCCTGGTCAACTGAAGACCGGTAATCCTCCACCACATCTTCCTCCACCATCACTTCACCATGGAGTGGTACCAATTGTTCCAACCGCAGCGGAAATGACCACGGCAAGCGGAACGCCGGTAGTTTCTGCCAACGCCAATGCGCCTTCGGTAGAAATCAAACCCTACCAGCAGCAAAAGAAGAAAAAGCCGGTCAGCGAACCGCCACAGCAGATGCTTCTTCAGCAGCCACCACCTCCGGTTCAGCATCCCATCCATCATCAGCATCCTCTTCCAGCGAACATTAGCCAACCACCCCCCACAGCCGATACGATGCCCATTCcttatgctgctgctgctgctggcccgGAACGATACCGTACATTCTCAGAGAAATCGATTGCCGAGTCGACCCTGTCGACCGATGCGGAACCATTCGTTTACACTGGTCCCACCAGCATTGGTAGCAACAATCACCAACTGCATCAACACCAGCCGCAGCCACGGGTAGAAGAAATGCCTCCTCAACTGGTAGGACCTCCCCCGATGGTAGTGCCCCCTATGGTAATGCCGGAGCAGCAACAACCACAGGAGATCCCAGTTTCGCTCAACAAAACACCGGAAGTGGTGGTGGTGGAGGAATCGAAGCGAACAGCAGCAACAGTGGCAGTAGACACATTAGTTGCCAGCGTGGAGAAGCTTAGCGTGGAAGAAGATCATCCGGTGGAAGCCGCAGTCGCCGGAGGTCACCACAACAATAACAATAGGAAAAATAAACAGCATAAGAAGCGACCGGAGGATGGATCGTCGGCTGCTAGTGAGACTAGCAACAAAGAAACAGGCAGTAGCAAAGCTCCTGCTACGGCAACGGTGGTAGTGGTGGATCAGCAGAAACCGGAATCAGTTGACGAAACCGATCGGTCTGCTGTTGTTGTCTCACTGAAGGAACCTCATCAACAgcagtcgtcatcatcgtcgttaaTTAGTAATTTAGTGGATCATAATAATA ATAACAACACCGTCGCATCCAAGTCGCCGATGGAAAACAAACAGCAGCCTACTCCGCCGAAGGTGGTGGACGTGGAAAACAACGTTGAATCGCAGCAACCCGAATTCAACGCCAACAAAAACGTAGTGGTGGTGGTAGAAAGCGCAGCTGTGGCACCGCCTACTGTGGTGCCCTCCAAGGAATCTACTCCAGCCCCAGTTTCAGCAGCTCCGCCATCAGCTGCAAAAGAACCATCGCCTCCGGCACCTCCCACGACGGCCACTCTCAAAGCTCCAGCAGCTCCAACGCCGGCAGTGGCTCCCATCAAAAAATCCCGCTCCCTCACACTCATTGAGTACGATCCGGACCAGTGGAGCCCGGATAATCCGACCGGAAAGAAGAAGTATTCCCGCGATCAGCTGATGCAGCTGCAGAATGCACCACCAGCCAAGGAAAAGCCCCTGAACTTGCCCAATTGTCTGGAACGATCCAGCCACGGCGGAGGCGGCCACTCGATGGGTGGCGGCAACCACTACAACAAGGGCAACTTTGCGGAAATATCGATTATGCCGACCTTCATGAGAGGAATGGTCGGCGGCGGTGGTAACATGAACCAAATGCGCCAACCCTACCCCCCGAAACGGCCGTCCCAACAGGGCAATCAGGGCCAATCCGGCTCGCAATCGAACAAACAGTCCCAGCAAGGTATGAGCAAAACCGGCTCCAAAATCATTCGGCTCCAGCTGGACGAAGAGGTCAAGCTGAACGAATGCGAAAACGCCTGGCGTCCAAGCCACCTGCAGCAAAACGATAATCTCGACGAAGTTCAGAAGAAAACCCAGGAACTGTTCAAGAAATTCCGCTCCGTACTGAACAAACTGACCCCGGAAAACTTTGAAAAGCTGGTCCAGCAGGTAAAATCCTTCGTGATAGACACCGACGAACGATTGGACGGTTGCATCAAGCTGGTCTTCGAGAAAGCCATCTCCGAACCGAACTTCTCCGAAGCATACGCCAAAATGTGCAAAGAGATCGGAACGATAGCGGTCGTGGCGTCATCCGAGAAGCGCGTCCTCAGTTTCAAGAGCCGCCTGTTGGCGCAATGTCAGGCGGAATTCGAGCTCCGGCGAAACGATCAGACCTGTGCCATTCGTGACAGTCGCATCAAACTGGAAGCGAACAAGAATCTGGCCAAGCAGCAATTCGAAGAACTGAAGGCACAACTCGAGGAAGACGAGCAGAAGGTGCGACGAAGAGCCGTCGGAACCGTACGGTTTATCGGTGAACTGTACAAGCACGGTCAGCTGACCTCCAGCATCATGCACAGCTGTATCAAACTGCTGATCGACAATGATAGCCGAGCCTACGACGAGGAAACGTTGGAATGCCTGTGCAAGCTTCTGACCACCATCGGTTGCAAGATGGAGAAGGAGAATGAACAAGACTTGCGTCCCTACTTTGACAAGATGGGAGAAATCGTTCGAAACAAGGATAAATTCCGAATCAGCAGTAGGATTCGGTTCATGATTCAGGATGTGATCGATTTACGTCGGAACGTTTGGCAGCCCAGGCGGCAGGATCTCAATCCGAAGACGATGAACCAGATCCAGAAGGAAGCCGAGACTGAACAGCTTCAAATCAACATGAGCTACGTTCCACGAGATATGGGAGGTCGTGGAGGTCGGGGTAACATGCAAGGCGGTGGTTCTAAAATGTCCGGATCGATGGGTTCCGGCGGCGGCTATGGCCAGGGATCGCTCGGACGGGGCGGCAACCAAAGTTCGATGAAGGGCGGCCGAATgcaaaccgacgacgacggatTCCAGCAAATTTCGAACAATCGAAACAACCGACAACAGCAGATGCAGATTGATCCCAAGAAGATCAACATTCCAAGCAACTTGGACATTACAGCACGGCTCGGATCGGCGGCAAGCTATCAGGGCTGGAATAAGAACAATAACAACATGTTTGCCGCTCTCAACAACGAAGAGAACCAGAGCGGCGGAGGCGGCAGCAGCATGATGGATCGCGATGGCGATCGGGACCGAAGGGATCGGGACCGTGGCGGTGATCGTGACCGAAATCAGCGTGATCGAGATCGCGATCGGGATCGCAGCGGTAGTCATAACAAGAACTCCGGAAGCTACCACAAAGGATCGATGGAGCGGGAGCGGTACAACCGGTACGGTAGCAGTAGTAGTCAAAACGATGATCGAATGAACCGATCGTCGCGTGAACCGTCATCGGGCAGCATGAGAGGTCCTATGGGTGGCCAGCACAGCAATAACCAAATGCATGATCGAGACCGTGATCGAGATCGTGGCAAAATGCCACCACAACAGCAACAGCCTTCGTCGATGCAGGGACGATCGTCACAGCAGCGACATATTCCACAGCCAACAGCTCCTCTACCAAGTAAAATGGGTCCACCAACAGCTGGCAGTGCGATAACGAAGTCCGGCTCTGGCCATTTGTACCAACAGCAACAACTGCCTCAGTTTGCTATACCAAAAGACGTCCCAACCCGGAGAAGCTTCCCAACTCCCGACGAGGAAACCGAAGCAGAGATACAGAAATTCTCCAAATTCTGGAACTTGGAAAGGGATCAAACGGAAATCGAAGGAATTGTCCAGGTGCTCAAAGACTTCAACATCAATCCCGAATACTATCATGCTGCCATCACACAACTGCTCATGGACAACATCGAGCGGGATtctaaaatccgcgatttggttGCTCTTGTCTTGTCCCAGATGTTCGAAAAGAAGGTCATCACCAAGGCCGACTACTTGCACGCCCTCGAGGAAATGTTCAACATGGCCGATGATCTGATCATCGATATACCTCAGCTGTTCAAGTACCTTGCCTCGTTCTATGTGACACTCCTGAAGCAGCGACACATCAGCTTGAGCGATGTCCGGAATGCGGCCCAAAGTGTCCTGCAGAAGTCCGGTGCTACAGTGTTGAAAGAACTTCTTCTCCAATACGAAGCCCTTTACGGCAAGGATGCGACCGTCATGCTGTGGTGCGAGTCATCCCTGAATCCGACCGATTTCATCAAACTGGGCAGCCCCGAAGCGGCTGAGAAATATCTGACTGAGGCCAAACTGGGCTACCTGCTCGATTCCAACAGCAAGTCCCTCGACATGGCAACCGTTGACTCCCAAATCAAAGATTTCCTGAAAGCGAATGTCAAGTTTATGGACATCTACAACTGGATCTCCAGCTACGTTGGACCGGAACGTAAAACCTCCAATGAGTTCATCCGAACTCTCACGAAGGCCGTGCTAGAGCACTGTATAGAtaacaaaacaaaactgaacgTTACGGAATTCACCAAGTGGTTCCCAATCCTCCAGAAGTACATCGACGGCAAACCGGAACGGGAACTGCAGGCGATGTACGCCATCCAGCGGTTAGTGGTCGAGCTGGAACATCCGCAGAGCCTTCTACACTCCATGCTGGAGCAACTGTACCAAAATGATGTGATAATGGAGGGAATCACCCTCTGGGTGGATTCAGAGGACCCACTCGAGGCATCAGGCAAGGGAGTCTGCCTGAAGGGAATCACGCAGTTCATGACGGTGTTCATGGAGAATTCGAGCGACGAGGAAAACTAA